TATGGGATTGATTAGTctttgtgttaaaaaaaattaatgttaaacCTTTTTTAATAGAAACTAATTAGTCTAAAAAAAATCAGAGATTAAATTGAATATTTTTGTTGGTCAAAAATTTCGTTATCTTTTTGAAATAATTGTTAGGAATAAGATTGAATATTTATTAAAGACAAAATGAAAATAGGATAACGAAAGATGTACAAGGTAGTGAAGATTCCATTTGGATTCACGAGTGTGCTGTGGCCTGTGTGTATGTAATGTATTCATTCATCTTTACCAAGATTTTGAGGAACACGATCCAAAACCGAAACGTCTCCTATACCTTGATGGCGATCGGTGCCTCGTGCCATTATCGAGCCAGCTgttccattttttttttattcattccaattcctattcCATTTTATTTTACAACTTTATCTTCCTCTCTTCCTTTCCCTCTATCTATTCCCCAAATCTCAGAATCCCACTCTTCACTCACTCACTCAACAAATTCTCTTTGTCTCAATTCAATTTCCTCCTTTCACGCTTCACTTTCTCTCTCCAATTCCCTAAATTCCCAACTCACTCAATTAACATGTAAACCTCTCAATTCAACCTTCTCAGTTGTTTCTTCAGGTTTTTGCTCTCGCCTTTCATTGCTTAATTATTTTCCCTAACAAAATTGTAGCATTCTGTGTTAATGAATCTTCCTTCACCAGCTGTAGTTTGGTTTAATTAGTTTCCGAGCGTATTCTTTATTATGGTTTTGGATCCATTCGAGGTTGCTTCAATGTGATTTGCATTTGGttttgcttttgctttttcaGGGTTGACTTTGTGTCTAGTGTAGAGGACACGGTAGCCGTTGGATTCGATTCGATTGGATCTCGTCTTCGCCACTCCATTGGCCATGGAGATCCGTAACGATGCAGAAACCAGCTCTTACATGAGGTTCTTCAgtgaatttcaattttttttttcttgctgaattatttttaatgaaataGTTTTTAGTACTGAACATGTTATGCATGTTGCTTGATTTGCCCGAAAAGGTGTCTATAATTAATCCTCTTATATTGCACTTTGAAATTAGAAAATAAGTCACTAATGCTTTTCAATTTCCAGTCTTATCTTAACCATGATGATGTTGTTTCGGCGCAGCTTGTTTGCGGCAGTATCGTATGGAATTGCGTCGATGGCCATGGTTTTTATCAACAAGGCTGTTCTTATGCAGTATGCACACTCAATGACACTCCTCACTTTGCAGGTAACCAATACACAGAGGCTTGTGTGGACTTTGGTTATTTATTTTCTAGTGAGTACTATGAATGAATGTACTCNNNNNNNNNNNNNNNNNNNNNNNNNNNNNNNNNNNNNNNNNNNNNNNNNNNNNNNNNNNNNNNNNNNNNNNNNNNNNNNNNNNNNNNNNNNNNNNNNNNNNNNNNNNNNNNNNNNNNNNNNNNNNNNNNNNNNNNNNNNNNNNNNNNNNNNNNNNNNNNNNNNNNNNNNNNNNNNNNNNNNNNNNNNNNNNNNNNNNNNNNNNNNNNNNNNNNNNNNNNNNNNNNNNNNNNNNNNNNNNNNNNNNNNNNNNNNNNNNNNNNNNNNNNNNNNNNNNNNNNNNNNNNNNNNNNNNNNNNNNNNNNNNNNNNNNNNNNNNNNNNNNNNNNNNNNNNNNNNNNNNNNNNNNNNNNNNNNNNNNNNNNNNNNNNNNNNNNNNNNNNNNNNNNNNNNNNNNNNNNNNNNNNNNNNNNNNNNNNNNNNNNNNNNNNNNNNNNNNNNNNNNNNGCATCCATAATTCATGATACATCAATTTTCCAACGTACCAATTTAGTCAAAGAAAAAAATTGTGAAATTGTGGGAGTATATTTGTTTgagattatgaattatgaatgttgaatAATGATCGTGATAGTATGTGTGTTTCTTTAGCAACTGGCTACCACCATGCTAATACACTTTGGTAGAAGCATGGGGTACACAAAAGCAAGAGGTGTGGATGTGACAACGGCCAAGCGACTGCTACCAGTTTCGATCTTTTATAATGCCAATGTAGCATTTGCTTTGGCAAGTTTGAAAGGAGTCAATATTCCAATGTATATTGCAATCAAGAGGCTTACACCTCTTGCTGTACTTATTGCTGGTTTTTTCTATGGAAAGGGGAGACCTACAATGCaggtaaattttttaaaattttcttatttgccTTTTTTGTTCTGTTTTACTTCTTGGTAAATAAAGATTTTATTAAGATGAAGAATGGAAGATTAGGAATCCATATCCTAGTCCCATGTACCTAGATCTCTAGTTTTCTGATTTGCCAAACGGCCACAAAGATAAAGAGAGGATATGAGATCCTCATTCAATAACAATAGTTAACAAAATGGGAAAAAACATTATAAAGCATAGCCTTTCAATCTTTCAACATATCTAAGAAAGAAATCCATCTAAAATGATTATTAGATTTACACTAAATGGAGGCCAAAGTATAATCTTATCCACTACACTTGCCTGACCAAAGTTTTGTGTTTAAAAATATGAGAATTATGCGGCATGGGCGTAAGTTTTAACTTATCTACCAATTTTAGTATTATTCAAACATTAACTCGATAGAAAATGACGTTTATTTATGTCATGTTTCAGGTGACCCTTTCAGTGGTAATGACAGCTGCTGGAGTTCTAATTGCTGCCCTTGGGGATTTTTCTTTTGACCTTTTTGGGTATAGCATGGCCTTCATTTCCGTTTTTTTTCAGGTTACATTCTGATATTTCGTTGCTATTATTAATAACATTATAATTATAATGTAGTAGTGTTAATGCTTTAGTTATGTGCTTTGCCGATAATGTTGTGTACTAATCTCTGCAGACCATGTATCTTGTTCTGGTGGAAAGATCTGGTGCTGAGGATGGACTTACATCAGTGGAAATAATGTTCTATAATAGCTTTTTGTCTCTTCCATTTTTGATGTTTCTTATCATAGCCACTGGGGAATTCCCAAATTCTTTATCAATATTACTAGCAAAGGTCAGAATCATAACCCATTTCTTTGTGTTGGAATTGGTGCATGATTAAGCTTTCATTGATTGAATGTTGCAAACATATGGCCTCTTCTGTATTTTGAATTTAGATGTAAATCACTTCATCAATATGATAATCTCAAAAGGAACTGCTAAAAAGATCGTTAGTGATAGTTTGATGTAGcttctaatattatttaattagtcATCTATTGATGTAAAAGCTCATGTCTAACATAATGTTTTCTTGCAGAGTTATTCTTTTCCATTTTTGGTGATACTTGTTCTTTCATTGGTAATGGGCATTGTTCTCAACTACACCATGTTCTTGTGTACTATTGTTAATTCAGCTCTAACGACAACTATTGTTGGAGTCCTCAAAGGGGTCGGTTCCACGGTAAGTAAGACTTTATTTGCCATTTAAAATTTCTGTCATGGGCGTGGCACTAAAATTTCGAACTATTTTCATGACAGAGAGTATTGATTCATAGTTTCATACACATTATCCATCTATGCTTGTtcctttatattttattgattgaaCCAAATTCATGGCCTTTCTATTTAGAGAAGTGTTATCTGTATTATGGGGTGTGAGCTTACCATGTCACCTTTTCAAAACTTAGGTGCAAATATTAAATAAGTTTCTTGAATTTCTTTCAGACCCTTGGTTTTGTCTTACTTGGTGGTGTTCAAGTCCATGCTTTGAACGTGACTGGGTTGGTTATCAATACAGCTGGTGGTGTGTGGTATTCATATGCTAAATATCAGCAGAGAAGAAGTAAGACAGTGAAGCAAATAACAGATTTGGAGGCTCATCGTAAATAAAAGTGCCATTCTTTAGTTTCAGTGAAAAGTGAAAACTAACAATTtatatcattaaaaaaaaaacattttgacTTACCGTGATGGTAAACTTTTGTACCATTTCATAATTTTTTACAGCTGTTACAGGTTTACATATTCAACCTTTGGTTAGTTTGTTCTGACATTAAttcataatttaataaaataaaaatgataagtGAGTGCCATATTTCATTGGTTCACTACTTCAAGAGATAAAattattgaatagaaaaaaaaatataaaattagaatATTATAANNNNNNNNNNNNNNNNNNNNNNNNNNNNNNNNNNNNNNNNNNNNNNNNNNNNNNNNNNNNNNNNNNNNNNNNNNNNNNNNNNNNNNNNNNNNNNNNNNNNNNNNNNNNNNNNNNNNNNNNNNNNNNNNNNNNNNNNNNNNNNNNNNNNNNNNNNNNNNNNNNNNNNNNNNNNNNNNNNNNNNNNNNNNNNNNNNNNNTTAAAATTATATACCAAAAGATTAATCCTTTGATTAAACATTAGAATtagaaattgatttttttttctaaaataaaataaaaaaattattatttctccAAACCCAATATTCTAACTTTATACTTAGTGTTTAATTTGTACAACAGTGGAAAATCTCGTTGCAGCAGGGGCCTAATACGGCATCTTCTCTGGTAATATTAACATCTGCAGAAAACTTAAAGTTTCAACAAAAGAATTGAGATAAAAATATGTAAACTAAGTGAACATGAGATTTTACCCGTGTTTCACATTCCATATATCCTTTCTCTCGCTAGTCATTGATCTTTTCATGTTCTTTTGATTGACCCAATTCTTCTCCATACATGCACTCTGTATTTGATGACAGATTGTACACTTCTCTCTCGGATGAGTACATTATTATCGCCAACATATGCAAACTACTGTATAAAAAGACTCAGAGTACATTATTGGACTATGCATACTGATGATGGATGTGACGCAACAACTGACTGCGCAAAGATAGGGATAGCTGGATGTGACACATTCACAAATACATGCATCTGACACTGACACGTGCTCTTATAGGACACaggtcattttttataaaattgtAAGGGTATTTCTGAAATACAGtaagtattttaaaattgtaaaGATATTTCTGAagcaaaaaaattttgaaagtgTAAAGGTATTTTTGAATTAGACAATATACACAAAAATATCTGATACCAAGTGCTATTTCTCATGAAATTCTAGAAATATTTATGAAACACAAGAATTTGGTATCTTGGATTATACAGTATGCACAAAGACATCTAATATTGACACATAATTTTACATGCCCATTTGATTTATTATTAACTgatcatttttaaaaattatttttttctaataaatataaaaaaaaacaatttaaaatatttcaaattcagacgaaaaaacaaaagaaaatacacATGTTTCTGTTTTAacgtattcatcttctttttacAACAAAATACTCTCTTTTCTATAATCAAATCATACTTactcatattttttttatgataaattaaaaTCACTTGTTgagaaattagataaaaaaaataattaaagttgaattaatattatttgttaAGTAATCATGCAGTATTTTTTGAATATTTGAATTGGCTTGTTTTTATTATTAAGCGAACGAGTGAGCTAACCACTCTATCAACCCAAGTTGATTATCTAATATTTTTGTTGTTAGTTTCATTTTCAGCAGAACCAACAAGTTTCAGGCTTTCAGCCCAACTAGCTGCATCAGAAAGTGGGTTGAACTTTATGCCAACACCAAACCTCACAAAGCCATGGTTTTTTTTTGGTCAAGAACTGTCAATGGTTTAAATTTGTCCAAACCAACACCTTCAAGTGCTGGCCCAAAGTCACAAGCTGCAAATTCAAGTAAAGGGAAGGTCACGTGCATTGGACAACTCAGGTACAGCATATTAAAAAGCATACGGTTTAACCAGTTGNNNNNNNNNNNNNNNNNNNNNNNNNNNNNNNNNNNNNNNNNNNNNNNNNNNNNNNNNNNNNNNNNNNNNNNNNNNNNNNNNNNNNNNNNNNNNNNNNNNNNNNNNNNNNNNNNNNNNNNNNNNNNNNNNNNNNNNNNNNNNNNNNNNNNNNNNNNNNNNNNNNNNNNNNNNNNNNNNNNNNNNACCAAGACAATAAGGAGACCTGCTACAATCAAATAGATGATTGTTTTATACTTCAGCTTGGAGACAATATAAtgaaatatttttgtgtattatttttttatatttatagtaACTGAACTGATATAAAATTAAAACTTTCAATAAATACAATATTTAAAATGAGGCTAATATTAATAGAAACAGATGGTATCACTTTAAATAAAAAGGCAATTAAATACTGCCACTAgtataatttattaaataaaataattaaaaatgatataaaatttaaattaagttGAGACTAAAAAATAACAGTAGAAATTACATACCATACCctaattttgtatttattaaaagaaaaatttaaaatctttcacTAATAAGAATAACAAGTCTATGGTGTGCTTATGtgacaactgtttcttattctgttattgtggaaggacaaccttatggtttcttcaaatcaaatagaggtattcgacaaggagatcctctatctccctatctttttcttttctgtgcagaAGGTCTCTCCTTCTTACTACACAAGACAAAACAAAACAGACTAATTCATGGTCTTCATATACATAGACGATGTCCCAATGTCAACCACCTCCTCTTTGCTGATGATTCCATCTTATTCTGTAAGGCTAatcctgaagcatgttcaaatatcctgcatttattgaattcttatgaaagcatcagttgccagagggtaaatcttaataaatctgctgtattctttagctacaacactccctccactactcgtacactactggctaactctatgaatattaatcatattgggctcaggataaataccttggtttgccttctacagtctctaaatcgaaaaaggcttcttttagtatgatcaaagaaaaTGTTCGGAAAAGAATCCAATGGTGGAAGCGCAATCTTCTATCGTCAAGTGGTAAACACGTATTGCTTAAGAcagtgggagaagctattcctatttatacattgtcttgcttcaagttgcctgatggtttaatttcggaaattcactctctactttctcagttctggtggggacaaaaaggttctgaaaggcggatggcttggattagatgggacactatgactcgcccacgaaaagaaggagg
The DNA window shown above is from Arachis ipaensis cultivar K30076 chromosome B08, Araip1.1, whole genome shotgun sequence and carries:
- the LOC107613869 gene encoding UDP-galactose/UDP-glucose transporter 7; its protein translation is MEIRNDAETSSYMSLFAAVSYGIASMAMVFINKAVLMQYAHSMTLLTLQQLATTMLIHFGRSMGYTKARGVDVTTAKRLLPVSIFYNANVAFALASLKGVNIPMYIAIKRLTPLAVLIAGFFYGKGRPTMQVTLSVVMTAAGVLIAALGDFSFDLFGYSMAFISVFFQTMYLVLVERSGAEDGLTSVEIMFYNSFLSLPFLMFLIIATGEFPNSLSILLAKSYSFPFLVILVLSLVMGIVLNYTMFLCTIVNSALTTTIVGVLKGVGSTTLGFVLLGGVQVHALNVTGLVINTAGGVWYSYAKYQQRRSKTVKQITDLEAHRK